The nucleotide sequence CGACACGTATCTCGTGAATAACCCGTTCACATTTCAGGCGATGGAGAAACATTCCGCCTACTGCGTGATGATCCGCCTGGGGTACAAAATCCCCGAGACCTGGCTCGTCCCGCAGAAGCAACTCCCGCCCGGCGACGAGCGCGCGCGAGTCACCGCCGAGAACTACCACCGCATGTTCAAGCTTGACGATGTTGCCCAGGCGGTCGGCGGCTATCCCGTCTTCCTGAAACCCTACAACGGCGGCGGCTGGCGCGGCGTCGTCCGCTGCAACAACAGCGAGGAATTGCACCGCGCTTACGACGCGTCCGGCGAAGAGACCATGCATGTGCAGGCGGGAGTCAAGGATTTCGATGTGTTCGTACGTTGTCTCGGTTGCGGGCCGCAGGTCATCGCCATGAAGTACGACCCGTCGCAGCCGCTGCATAAGCGATACGTCATCGATCACAAATTCCTCACCCAGAGCGAAGGCCGGTACGTCACCGATCTCACGCGTCTCATCAACGCCTGCTTCGGTTGGGAATACAATTCGTGTGAAGCCTTGATCAAAAAGGGCGTCGCCTACCCCATCGACTATGCGAATGCCACGCCCGACACATCGTTGATCAGCCTGCACTACTACTTCCCGTGGGCCATCAAAGCGCTCATTCGTTGGACGGTCTTCTGCGCGGCCACGAACCGCAAGATGCGGCTCGACATGAACATGCGTGAATACTTCAAGATCGCCGACCGGGACATCGCCTTTAGTGAAAAGGTTAAACAGTACAATCAGCTCGAACGTGACTATTTCGAGACAGACAAGTTCGAAGAATTCTGCGCCAAACATCTTGCGCACGTTGATGAGGCCGCGCTGGAGTATTTCACCGGCCCCGAGTGGGATGCGGTCTTGGTCGAGCGGATTCGGCGCTCCTTTCCCGCGCATGAACACGACGAGTTCACCGCGCACTACCGCGGCATTCTCGAATATTGGGCCCAGACTGAAGGCAATCGGCTCGGCTTGAAGTCGGCAACCTGACCCGGACAGGGCGCCTCGAAATCACAACTACACCAACGGCACCCGCGAGGGTGCCGTGAGCTTACATTCACTCATGATTGATCCGCCCTGCAATCCCGCACGCCGTCAACTTGTGCTGCACGTCGAAGTCCCGCGCGGGACGCCCGCCGACGCCCAACTGTTCGCGTGCGGCGACTTCAACGCGTGGCACCCTTCAAATCCGAGCTATCGCCTCAGTCCGACGGGTAACACCGCGTTTCGGCTCGTGATTCCATTGGATACGGCGGAGACTAAGTTCAAGATCACGCGTGGCTCGTGGGAGACCGCCGAATGCAACCTCGACGGGACGCCGGCGCCGGATCACCAGTGGATGGCCGACGAAGTCGATGAGCCCGTGGTCCTTACCATCGAATCATGGAACGACCTGAATCCGGCGGCGGCCGCGTTTCTGCCGCGCCATACTGTCACCGGCGATGTCCGCACTTTGAAGGACATCTACTCGCCGCAACTCGACAACTACCGCGATCTGCTCGTGTATCTTCCGCCGAGTTACCGCCATGATTCGCAGCGCCGCTACCCGGTCATTTACATGCACGACGGTCAGAACCTGTTCGACGCCGTCACTGCGTATGCCGGGGAATGGCAGATCGACGAATCCTGCGAGCGACTGGCCGTCGAAGAGCAAATCGAGTTCATCATCGTCGGCATTCCCAACTCCGGCCGACGCCGCCTGTTCGAGTACAGTCCGTGGCACGATGCCTTCGCAAACGCCGGCGGCGATGGTGACCGCTACCTGAGCTTCATGGTCGATACCGTGATTCCC is from candidate division KSB1 bacterium and encodes:
- a CDS encoding alpha/beta hydrolase encodes the protein MADEVDEPVVLTIESWNDLNPAAAAFLPRHTVTGDVRTLKDIYSPQLDNYRDLLVYLPPSYRHDSQRRYPVIYMHDGQNLFDAVTAYAGEWQIDESCERLAVEEQIEFIIVGIPNSGRRRLFEYSPWHDAFANAGGDGDRYLSFMVDTVIPAVNTAFRTRPDASATGILGSSMGGLISVYAGLTRPDVFGLVGAMSSSLLFAGGKIFEHAELRELAGQRIYLDCGGDEFPGLRARSRRLVAATERMAKLLSVKGADVHLVIDLPGRHHESAWARRFPDALRFLRVR